From the genome of Mucispirillum schaedleri ASF457:
TTATTACAAAAGTCCCCCTGTCAGTCATAAGTGGAATATCACAAAGATATACATCACTTTCAGTTGCTGATAAAGTTACTCTTTCTCCTGTTTCTTCATTAACATCATGAGTAGAAAGACGAACTTTCACTTTTAATGGTGCAGCATAGTTTGTATTTCTATCAATAGACTCCCGTGGAGTATATTTAGCTTTCTCAATAGTATAACTAACATATTCAAGCACAGAAGTATCATTAAAATCTGTTATGGGAAATATTTCACGGAAAACTTCTTCAAGTCCTTGAAACTTGCGTTTATCAACAGGTATATCCTGTTGAAGAAACTCAGCATAAGATTGTTTTTGAACCCCAATAAGGTCTGGTATATCAATTACTTTCTTAATTTTAGAAAAATTGATACGCTCTATTGTTTTTTTTGTATTAAGCATCCTTTTCTCACCACCAATGGTTCGTGATTTTTTGAGCAAAACAGGGGGAAGCCCATGCAGAGCGACCCCCTCTCAATATTTTAGCACATAAAGTGTTTTATTTACAATAAGTTAGAGTTCTAAAGTTAATTATTTAACTTCAGCTGTGCCGCCTGCTTCTGTAATTTTTTTAGCGATTTCTTCAGCTTCAGCTTTAGCAATGCCTTCTTTAACTGGTTTTGGTGCTTCATCAACTAATGCTTTAGCTTCTTTTAAGCCTAAGCCAGTGATTTCACGAACTACTTTAATAACTTGTACTTTTTGAGCACCACCGCTGGTTAAAATAACATCAAATTCAGTTTTTTCAGCTGCTTCTGGAGCTGCTGCACCTGCTGCTGGAACTGCTGCTACTGCTACTGGTGCAGCTGCAGAAACACCAAACACTTCTTCTAATTCTTTTACAAAGTCTGCAAGTTCAATTACAGACATATTTTTTAAAAATTCTAAAACTTGATCTTTAGTTACAGCCATTTTGAGCCTCCAATTTTACTACTGTTCATTTTCTTTTTTAGTTTTTAATGCATTAAGCACATTTACGAGACCGCGTGGAATATTCGCAAGCACGGACACGAAATTCGTAATCGGCGCGTTCATGCTGCCGAGAGCTTTCGCCAAAAGTTCTTCTCTGGATGGCAAATCAGCAAGTTTTTCAATGCCGCTCTGGTCAAGTGCCATACCATCAAAATAACCACCTTTGATAGCGAAAAATTTAGACATTGCAGCATCTTTAGCATATTTTTTAGCTAATTTGGCAGCCGCAGCAAAGTCTTCTTTAACTACTACAAGTGCAGTGGGCTCTACAAGAGTGTAGTCAATCTCAGTAATATTATCAGCGTTTAACGCTTTTTTGAGAAGTGTGTTTTTAATAACACGATAGTCATTACCAGCTTCTTTAAAGCTTCTGCGGATTTCATCCATTTGGTCAAATGTAAGACCTTTGTAATTAGTAATAATTACACCAGCAGACTCTTTTATCTCAGCTGTAATACTGTTTACAAGTTCTATTTTCTGCTCTTTACGCATTTTCAAGGTAATCACCTCATAAATTACAGAGCCGGTTGAATATATAAAGATAAGTTTCCACAGGACTTATACTGCACACTGAAGGCAGACCCTGTTTCTTCAACCCGCTTTTTTTCATTGTAATAAATCAATAATAAATTAATTAACCTTATAAAAAGTTAATTTAGAAATTTTTAGGGTCTACTTTAACACCAGGACCCATAGTTGTTGAAATATTAATGCCTCTTAAATAAATACCTTTGCTTGATGCAGGTTTAACTTTTACAAGTGCATCAACAAGAGTTTTCATATTTTCAACAAGTTTGCTAGTTTCAAAGTTTTTTCTACCGATAGGTGCATGAACAATACCTGCTTTATCAACTCTAAATTCCACCATACCAGCTTTCAATTCTTTAACTGCTTTTGCTACATCATTTGTAACTGTGCCTACTTTTGGGTTAGGCATAAGCCCGCGTGGTCCCAGCACTTTACCAAGTTTGCCCACCTTAGCCATCATGTCTGGAGTTGCCACAACTTTATCAAAATCCATATAGCCACCCTCAACCTTAGTGACTAATTCATCTCCGCCAACAATGTCAGCGCCAGCTGCTTCAGCTTCCTTAGCCTTGTCGCCTTTTGCAAATACTGCAATACGAACAGTTTTGCCTGTTCCGTTAGGAAGAACTACAGCACCCCTAACCATTTGGTCAGAGTGTCGTGGGTCTACACCTAATTTAACTGCAGCATCAACGCTTTCGTCGAACTTGGCAAAGGCTGCCTTTTGTGACAGTGCAATAGCTTCTTCTAAATCATATAATTTAGTGCGGTCTATTAAACCAAAAGCTGCTGCGAACTTTTTACCTTTTCTGGACATTTCCGTGCTCCTCTTGCCAGTTTTCTACATTAGCCTTCAATCTCATAACCCATACTTTTAGCTGAGCCAGCTATAATTTTTATAGCTTGGTCCATATCTTTTGTATTGAGATCAGGCATTTTAATTTCTGCAACGCGTTTTAAACTCTCACGAGATATAACGCCAAGTTTTGCTTTACCAACATTACTAGAACCTTTTTGAACTTTCATTTCTTTTTTGATAAGTTCAGTTGCAGGTGGCATTTTAGTAATAAATGTAAAGCTGCGGTCTTCATATACTGTAATAATTACAGGAACAGAAGAATCACCTAAATTTTGAGTCTGTGCATTAAATGCTTTACAGAACTCCATAATATTTACACCACGCTGACCAAGTGCTGGTCCAACTGGTGGTGAAGGATTTGCTTTACCAGCAGCAATCAGCAGTTTAATCTGCCCTAATACCTTCTTTGCCATTTGGCACCTCTAAAAATTATCGTCTTAAAGACTAATTTAATTTAAAACATCAGGTTACTTATCTTTGCGTTTAACCTGTAAGTAATCAAGCTCAATAGGTGTTTGACGACCAAAAATGCTAACTATAACACGAACTTTCTCTTTTTCTGGTATAACTTCGTCAACAACACCGTCAAAACCTTGAAATGGCCCATCTATAACTTCTACCACATCATTTTTAATATATGTTGATGCAATACGCGGTGCCTCTGATTTTGCAAGTGCAAGCATTGCATTAACATCATTTTCTGATATAGGCACAGGGTCAACACCACCAACAAAGCCTGTAACTTTTGGCAGACTTTTTACAACATGCCATAAATTTTTATTCATTTCCATATTCACTAATATATAGCCAGGAAATGTTTTTTTCTTACTAACTTTGCGTTTACCGTTTTTAAGTTCTACAACATCTTCTGTAGGGATTAAAACTTCGCCTATTTCTTCTTCTAACCCTTGAGTCTGCACTTTATTTTCTAAAAGAGTTTTAACATGCTTCTCAAAGCCAGAATATGTGTGAACTACATACCATTGTTTTGCCATAGAATTAACCTATTATCTGCCCAGCAAGTCTTGACACTATCGCATCAACAACTCCCAAATAAGCAGTAATCAAGCCTACTACAACTACAACAACTATAGATGTGGATATAGTTGTTTCTCTTGCAGGCCAGTTAACTTTTTTAAGCTCATCCCTGACCTGATTGTAAAATGATACTGGATTAAAACTTTTCACAATAAGCCTCTCTTAAAGCTGATGGCAGACCAAGAGGGATTTGAACCCCCAACCCCCGGTTTTGGAGACCGGTGCTCTGCCAATTGAGCTATTGGTCTATATCATCTAAAGCTTCCTGCCACCAATATGGCAGCTAAAGCATATTTATATCTTTAGCTTTTGCAAAAGATACTCGGGCATAAATACTGTATTTCTAATATCAGACTTATACCATTATTCCACAATGGGAATCTTAATGTGGTAACACCACTAAAAACTTAAATCAATTATCTGCTATTTAGTTTCTTTATGCAGAGTGTGTTTTTTGTCAAACTTGCAGTATTTTTTGATTTCAAGTTTGCCAGTCATAGTTTTCTTGTTTTTAGTAGTAGTGTAATTACGACGCTTACATTCGCTGCAAGCAAGAATGACAATTTCTCTCATTGAACCAAACCTTCTTTTTTTTAGCGCCGTCATACCATATAAGGCTCCCGGCTCCCGCTCGATTTGGAGCGGTAATCATTATGCTTATACACTTACATTAAAAATAATGCAAGTATTTTTTTAATATTTTTAAATTGATGCATAATAAATCTGCATTCTATCTTTATTCAAATAAAAGCCCGAACCCGGAATTGAACCGGGGACCTCGTCCTTACCAAGGACGCACTCTAACCGACTGAGCCATTCGGGCAGTTCCTTTCCGTTTTTGGTTTATATGCTTTTAATTGATAAGCGGGCGACGGGATTTGAACCCGCGACCCTCAGCTTGGAAGGCTGATGCTCTAGCCAACTGAGCTACACCCGCATAACAAAGATGGTGGGGAGAGGAGGATTCGAACCTCCGAAGGAAATTCCAGCGGGTTTACAGCCCGCCCCCTTTGGCCACTCGGGTATCTCCCCGTAAAAAATCACCGCCTTATTATAGGCGGGTCATTTATAAAAAGCTGGTGATAGGAATTGAACCCACAACCTGCTGATTACAAGTCAGCTGCTCTACCGTTTGAGCTACACCAGCATATCGCTTTATTAAGCGGAAATAGTTTATACTCTTTTCCGAAATGTTTGTCAAGAAGTTTTTTAAAAAAATTTATTTTTTTATTCACTTTGCTTGACGAAAATATTTCTACATAATATTTAATTGTTTGTCAATAGATTTTTTTATATTTATGTTATTTTTTGTAGATTAGAAATAAAAGTATTGATATTACATTATTTTATTGGTATAGATACATACCATTTAAGGAGGTATTAATGTTCTCCCTGTTTAGTAATATATTAAACTACTTTTTTATTAATTTTTATGCACAGGTAACTCCTGCGTATGATGCAGCAAGCAAGCACTTATCATCAAAAGGTATACAAGGTCAAGATTTACTTGTATTTATTATATTTGGTATAATTGCAGGCATTTTTATTATTTTTTTGATTTTTGCTTATTTTAGAGAAAGAAAACGACCAAGATATTAACAGCATATATGTACTTATGTGAATCTAGTCTGCATTTTTATTTTTTAATTTTGTTTTTTTATGAACATGCAATATATTAAGTTTTATTTTATAAATTATCTTTGATTTACTAATATATTACAAAAATGTAATTTAAACATAATCTTTATTTTTTTCATATATCTTCAAATGAAAATATATGAAAACAAGTATATTTTTATTATAGATAGAATATCTGGTGCATGTTTTGCAGGTATTACTCTAATGGCAGTAATGATTACTGCCATAAAAACTTGTCTGCTGGTTTTATATCAGCAGTTATATACAGCTTGACTGTGTATATCCTTTTTTAATTCTGTAAATTACTGCACTATATATTTCCTGCTAATATAGTGATGATAACATTAGAGACAGTCTTTTAAGAAAGCATCTATAAATAGTCTGTTTAACTTTCATATACACTTTTACTGCAAGTTATAATTATTTACTGTATTATTAATAAATTTATTTCTATGTGTATTTCTAAAAAAAGCAAAGTTAAGCCATAATGATTAAAATATGATATTTAAACTAAAGATTTATGCCTTTTTATACGATTAGTAATTAATGGGAGTATATATGGAACTAAACAATATTAACAACTTTAACACACTAGATATATATAGTAATAAAATTGATTCATCTGATATTCAAGATAAATTTAATAAAACAGATACAAATGCTGTTACCTCTTCCAAAAATAACCCTCAGTCCTATAATATTGATATTTCTTCTAATGCTGCACAAAAATCAAAAGAACAGTCATACTATCATTCATCTAATTCTGATACATCAAACGGTGTTCAGGCTATTAATGATAATTATATGACTGAAATTGTTAAAAAATCACAGGAAAAAACAAAACCTGACTGGGTAGAAATGGATGATGTTTCATGGGGACTACTTGTAGAAATGGGTGAACAAATTGGGCTTACTGATACAGAAAAACTTGCAAAATTAACAATCAAAGATATTGAAGCATACTTTTATACAAAAAATATTATAGAGCGTGGCAAAAACCTTTTAAAAGATAATTTAACTGCAAATGAATATGTAGAATATAAAGATAAAAAATTTGATTCTAAAAGCTACTGGGATAATGTATTTGATGAGAATGGGAACAAAAAAGATTATAGCATATATACTGTAAACCAGTCAAATACTGGTCTTTCACTTTCTTATGCAGAGTTTTTCTCAGATAAAGGAAATATTAAACTTAAAGACCTTTCTGCAGCATCTATTCATAATATTTTG
Proteins encoded in this window:
- the rplL gene encoding 50S ribosomal protein L7/L12, with the translated sequence MAVTKDQVLEFLKNMSVIELADFVKELEEVFGVSAAAPVAVAAVPAAGAAAPEAAEKTEFDVILTSGGAQKVQVIKVVREITGLGLKEAKALVDEAPKPVKEGIAKAEAEEIAKKITEAGGTAEVK
- the rplJ gene encoding 50S ribosomal protein L10 — protein: MRKEQKIELVNSITAEIKESAGVIITNYKGLTFDQMDEIRRSFKEAGNDYRVIKNTLLKKALNADNITEIDYTLVEPTALVVVKEDFAAAAKLAKKYAKDAAMSKFFAIKGGYFDGMALDQSGIEKLADLPSREELLAKALGSMNAPITNFVSVLANIPRGLVNVLNALKTKKENEQ
- the rplA gene encoding 50S ribosomal protein L1, whose translation is MSRKGKKFAAAFGLIDRTKLYDLEEAIALSQKAAFAKFDESVDAAVKLGVDPRHSDQMVRGAVVLPNGTGKTVRIAVFAKGDKAKEAEAAGADIVGGDELVTKVEGGYMDFDKVVATPDMMAKVGKLGKVLGPRGLMPNPKVGTVTNDVAKAVKELKAGMVEFRVDKAGIVHAPIGRKNFETSKLVENMKTLVDALVKVKPASSKGIYLRGINISTTMGPGVKVDPKNF
- the rplK gene encoding 50S ribosomal protein L11, producing the protein MAKKVLGQIKLLIAAGKANPSPPVGPALGQRGVNIMEFCKAFNAQTQNLGDSSVPVIITVYEDRSFTFITKMPPATELIKKEMKVQKGSSNVGKAKLGVISRESLKRVAEIKMPDLNTKDMDQAIKIIAGSAKSMGYEIEG
- the nusG gene encoding transcription termination/antitermination protein NusG is translated as MAKQWYVVHTYSGFEKHVKTLLENKVQTQGLEEEIGEVLIPTEDVVELKNGKRKVSKKKTFPGYILVNMEMNKNLWHVVKSLPKVTGFVGGVDPVPISENDVNAMLALAKSEAPRIASTYIKNDVVEVIDGPFQGFDGVVDEVIPEKEKVRVIVSIFGRQTPIELDYLQVKRKDK
- the secE gene encoding preprotein translocase subunit SecE; this encodes MKSFNPVSFYNQVRDELKKVNWPARETTISTSIVVVVVVGLITAYLGVVDAIVSRLAGQIIG
- the rpmG gene encoding 50S ribosomal protein L33, producing MREIVILACSECKRRNYTTTKNKKTMTGKLEIKKYCKFDKKHTLHKETK